Proteins encoded within one genomic window of Anopheles gambiae chromosome 3, idAnoGambNW_F1_1, whole genome shotgun sequence:
- the LOC1279595 gene encoding adenylyl cyclase-associated protein 2 isoform X4, protein MEPPTTPIGRDELALRRHRFFSELLNAAHAAVEHRVRFDPLGPEVAKVPTEEESEDCDPDLKPSSARELECLIDRLERIVDRLERTVSARELEETRRILKDACAVGKAVIRSNTTVEDTDPSADDLPTVLPSTPPPSASYLHQKVDSLESTLFPALTDQPQKGRQHNTTTVIQSKPSALLNHTNPLTIQEQGTAVLSLSSSQHGTVGGTTSKMSINAYEDIMLGSFANFIALSSKIGGDVATQAQFVKEAFDAQFAFLKVASASSAPSNTDLQNLLKPTSDKISTIQSYREKNRTSPFFNHLSAISESIPALGWVCVAPTPGPYVKEMNDAGQFYTNRVLKDWKEKDSTHVEWARAWIQTLTELQQYIKQHHTTGLVWSGKDKPTVGGASVPPPPPPGGLPPPPPMMPLGDLSADGSGDDRSALFAQINQGADITKGLKKVTADMQTHKNPSLRSGPAPYKAPAGVTNGTKSVAPPAAAAVVKPPTFTRDGKKWLIEYQKNNPDLVVENAEMNNVVYMFRCEGSTLQIKGKINSVVMDSCKKCSLVFDSLVASAEFVNCQSVQMQVLGKVPTISIDKTDGCQMYLSADSLAVEIVSSKSSEMNVMIPKGSSGDYTEQPIPEQFKTIVKGSSLNTTCVESLG, encoded by the exons ATGGAGCCACCCACTACGCCCATAGGACGCGATGAGCTGGCATTACGCAGGCATCGGTTTTTCTCGGAACTGCTCAATGCTGCCCATGCTGCCGTGGAGCATCGTGTGCGTTTTGATCCGCTGGGACCAGAAGTTGCCAAGGTTCCGACGGAGGAGGAATCGGAGG ATTGTGACCCCGACCTCAAACCTTCGTCAGCCCGTGAGCTAGAGTGCTTGATCGATCGTCTGGAGCGTATTGTCGATCGGCTTGAACGTACCGTATCTGCGCGTGAGTTGGAAGAAACGAGACGCATACTGAAAGACGCGTGTGCTGTTGGCAAGGCGGTCATTCGTTCCAACACCACGGTAGAGGACACTGATCCGAGCGCTGACGATTTACCGACGGTTCTGCCCTCGACCCCACCACCGTCGGCCTCGTATTTGCATCAGAAAGTAGACAGTTTGGAAAGCACCTTGTTTCCCGCGTTGACCGATCAACCGCAAAAGGGCCGCCAGCATAATACAACCACTGTAATACAATCTAAACCATCTGCTTTATTAAACCATACTAATCCATTGACCATCCAAGAGCAAGGCACCGCAGTATTGTCATTATCCTCCTCGCAGCACGGCACCGTAGGAGGGACAACGAGCAAGATGAGTATTAACGCTTACGAGGATATTATGCTCGGCTCATTCGCCAACTTTATTGCACTTTCGAGCAAAATCGGAGGCGACGTAGCCACCCAAGCGCAATTCGTGAAAGAAGCTTTCGA TGCTCAGTTTGCGTTCCTGAAGGTGGCATCCGCCTCGAGTGCACCATCGAATACGGATTTACAGAATTTGCTGAAACCTACCTCGGATAAGATTTCGACTATCCAAAGCTATCGCGAAAAGAATCGAACCTCCCCGTTCTTTAACCATCTGTCCGCGATTAGCGAAAGTATTCCGGCGCTCGGATGGGTCTGTGTG GCCCCCACACCAGGGCCGTACGTGAAGGAGATGAACGATGCCGGTCAGTTCTACACTAACCGTGTCCTTAAAGATTGGAAAGAGAAGGACAGCACCCACGTGGAGTGGGCTCGCGCCTGGATTCAAACGCTGACCGAACTGCAGCAATACATCAAGCAGCACCACACGACTGGCCTGGTATGGTCCGGAAAGGACAAACCAACGGTTGGTGGTGCCTCGGtcccacctccaccaccgcccggTGGTTTGCCGCCCCCACCGCCGATGATGCCATTAGGCGATCTGTCGGCGGACGGCTCTGGAGACGATCGGAGCGCTCTGTTTGCTCAGATCAATCAGGGTGCTGATATTACGAAGG GCTTGAAGAAGGTAACGGCCGACATGCAAACGCACAAAAACCCTTCCCTCCGCTCGGGTCCGGCCCCGTACAAGGCACCGGCCGGTGTGACCAACGGTACAAAATCGGTAGCCCCACCCGCCGCAGCAGCTGTCGTCAAACCGCCGACCTTCACGCGCGACGGCAAGAAATGGCTGATCGAGTATCAGAAAAACAACCCCGACCTTGTGGTGGAGAATGCCGAGATGAACAACGTGGTGTACATGTTCCGCTGCGAAGGTTCGACCCTGCAGATCAAGGGCAAAATCAACAGCGTCGTGATGGATTCGTGCAAGAAGTGTTCCCTTGTGTTTGATTCGCTCGTGGCGTCGGCTGAATTCGTCAACTGCCAGAGCGTCCAGATGCAG GTCCTCGGTAAAGTACCAACGATTTCCATTGACAAGACTGATGGCTGTCAGATGTACCTTTCGGCGGATTCGCTTGCCGTCGAGATCGTCAGCTCTAAATCGTCCGAAATGAACGTGATGATTCCGAAGGGCAGTAGCGGAGATTAT ACCGAgcaaccgattccggaacaaTTCAAAACCATTGTTAAGGGCAGTTCTCTAAACACTACTTGCGTTGAAAGCCTTGGTTAA
- the LOC1279595 gene encoding adenylyl cyclase-associated protein 2 isoform X2, with amino-acid sequence MGQTLSACFGRTLIIHDVKTCSNPDCDPDLKPSSARELECLIDRLERIVDRLERTVSARELEETRRILKDACAVGKAVIRSNTTVEDTDPSADDLPTVLPSTPPPSASYLHQKVDSLESTLFPALTDQPQKGRQHNTTTVIQSKPSALLNHTNPLTIQEQGTAVLSLSSSQHGTVGGTTSKMSINAYEDIMLGSFANFIALSSKIGGDVATQAQFVKEAFDAQFAFLKVASASSAPSNTDLQNLLKPTSDKISTIQSYREKNRTSPFFNHLSAISESIPALGWVCVAPTPGPYVKEMNDAGQFYTNRVLKDWKEKDSTHVEWARAWIQTLTELQQYIKQHHTTGLVWSGKDKPTVGGASVPPPPPPGGLPPPPPMMPLGDLSADGSGDDRSALFAQINQGADITKGLKKVTADMQTHKNPSLRSGPAPYKAPAGVTNGTKSVAPPAAAAVVKPPTFTRDGKKWLIEYQKNNPDLVVENAEMNNVVYMFRCEGSTLQIKGKINSVVMDSCKKCSLVFDSLVASAEFVNCQSVQMQVLGKVPTISIDKTDGCQMYLSADSLAVEIVSSKSSEMNVMIPKGSSGDYTEQPIPEQFKTIVKGSSLNTTCVESLG; translated from the exons ATGGGGCAAACTTTGAGCGCCTGTTTTGGGCGTACTCTGATCATACATGATGTGAAAACGTGCTCCAATCCAG ATTGTGACCCCGACCTCAAACCTTCGTCAGCCCGTGAGCTAGAGTGCTTGATCGATCGTCTGGAGCGTATTGTCGATCGGCTTGAACGTACCGTATCTGCGCGTGAGTTGGAAGAAACGAGACGCATACTGAAAGACGCGTGTGCTGTTGGCAAGGCGGTCATTCGTTCCAACACCACGGTAGAGGACACTGATCCGAGCGCTGACGATTTACCGACGGTTCTGCCCTCGACCCCACCACCGTCGGCCTCGTATTTGCATCAGAAAGTAGACAGTTTGGAAAGCACCTTGTTTCCCGCGTTGACCGATCAACCGCAAAAGGGCCGCCAGCATAATACAACCACTGTAATACAATCTAAACCATCTGCTTTATTAAACCATACTAATCCATTGACCATCCAAGAGCAAGGCACCGCAGTATTGTCATTATCCTCCTCGCAGCACGGCACCGTAGGAGGGACAACGAGCAAGATGAGTATTAACGCTTACGAGGATATTATGCTCGGCTCATTCGCCAACTTTATTGCACTTTCGAGCAAAATCGGAGGCGACGTAGCCACCCAAGCGCAATTCGTGAAAGAAGCTTTCGA TGCTCAGTTTGCGTTCCTGAAGGTGGCATCCGCCTCGAGTGCACCATCGAATACGGATTTACAGAATTTGCTGAAACCTACCTCGGATAAGATTTCGACTATCCAAAGCTATCGCGAAAAGAATCGAACCTCCCCGTTCTTTAACCATCTGTCCGCGATTAGCGAAAGTATTCCGGCGCTCGGATGGGTCTGTGTG GCCCCCACACCAGGGCCGTACGTGAAGGAGATGAACGATGCCGGTCAGTTCTACACTAACCGTGTCCTTAAAGATTGGAAAGAGAAGGACAGCACCCACGTGGAGTGGGCTCGCGCCTGGATTCAAACGCTGACCGAACTGCAGCAATACATCAAGCAGCACCACACGACTGGCCTGGTATGGTCCGGAAAGGACAAACCAACGGTTGGTGGTGCCTCGGtcccacctccaccaccgcccggTGGTTTGCCGCCCCCACCGCCGATGATGCCATTAGGCGATCTGTCGGCGGACGGCTCTGGAGACGATCGGAGCGCTCTGTTTGCTCAGATCAATCAGGGTGCTGATATTACGAAGG GCTTGAAGAAGGTAACGGCCGACATGCAAACGCACAAAAACCCTTCCCTCCGCTCGGGTCCGGCCCCGTACAAGGCACCGGCCGGTGTGACCAACGGTACAAAATCGGTAGCCCCACCCGCCGCAGCAGCTGTCGTCAAACCGCCGACCTTCACGCGCGACGGCAAGAAATGGCTGATCGAGTATCAGAAAAACAACCCCGACCTTGTGGTGGAGAATGCCGAGATGAACAACGTGGTGTACATGTTCCGCTGCGAAGGTTCGACCCTGCAGATCAAGGGCAAAATCAACAGCGTCGTGATGGATTCGTGCAAGAAGTGTTCCCTTGTGTTTGATTCGCTCGTGGCGTCGGCTGAATTCGTCAACTGCCAGAGCGTCCAGATGCAG GTCCTCGGTAAAGTACCAACGATTTCCATTGACAAGACTGATGGCTGTCAGATGTACCTTTCGGCGGATTCGCTTGCCGTCGAGATCGTCAGCTCTAAATCGTCCGAAATGAACGTGATGATTCCGAAGGGCAGTAGCGGAGATTAT ACCGAgcaaccgattccggaacaaTTCAAAACCATTGTTAAGGGCAGTTCTCTAAACACTACTTGCGTTGAAAGCCTTGGTTAA
- the LOC1279595 gene encoding adenylyl cyclase-associated protein 2 isoform X3, protein MRKHSARVCSYRPLPLDCDPDLKPSSARELECLIDRLERIVDRLERTVSARELEETRRILKDACAVGKAVIRSNTTVEDTDPSADDLPTVLPSTPPPSASYLHQKVDSLESTLFPALTDQPQKGRQHNTTTVIQSKPSALLNHTNPLTIQEQGTAVLSLSSSQHGTVGGTTSKMSINAYEDIMLGSFANFIALSSKIGGDVATQAQFVKEAFDAQFAFLKVASASSAPSNTDLQNLLKPTSDKISTIQSYREKNRTSPFFNHLSAISESIPALGWVCVAPTPGPYVKEMNDAGQFYTNRVLKDWKEKDSTHVEWARAWIQTLTELQQYIKQHHTTGLVWSGKDKPTVGGASVPPPPPPGGLPPPPPMMPLGDLSADGSGDDRSALFAQINQGADITKGLKKVTADMQTHKNPSLRSGPAPYKAPAGVTNGTKSVAPPAAAAVVKPPTFTRDGKKWLIEYQKNNPDLVVENAEMNNVVYMFRCEGSTLQIKGKINSVVMDSCKKCSLVFDSLVASAEFVNCQSVQMQVLGKVPTISIDKTDGCQMYLSADSLAVEIVSSKSSEMNVMIPKGSSGDYTEQPIPEQFKTIVKGSSLNTTCVESLG, encoded by the exons ATTGTGACCCCGACCTCAAACCTTCGTCAGCCCGTGAGCTAGAGTGCTTGATCGATCGTCTGGAGCGTATTGTCGATCGGCTTGAACGTACCGTATCTGCGCGTGAGTTGGAAGAAACGAGACGCATACTGAAAGACGCGTGTGCTGTTGGCAAGGCGGTCATTCGTTCCAACACCACGGTAGAGGACACTGATCCGAGCGCTGACGATTTACCGACGGTTCTGCCCTCGACCCCACCACCGTCGGCCTCGTATTTGCATCAGAAAGTAGACAGTTTGGAAAGCACCTTGTTTCCCGCGTTGACCGATCAACCGCAAAAGGGCCGCCAGCATAATACAACCACTGTAATACAATCTAAACCATCTGCTTTATTAAACCATACTAATCCATTGACCATCCAAGAGCAAGGCACCGCAGTATTGTCATTATCCTCCTCGCAGCACGGCACCGTAGGAGGGACAACGAGCAAGATGAGTATTAACGCTTACGAGGATATTATGCTCGGCTCATTCGCCAACTTTATTGCACTTTCGAGCAAAATCGGAGGCGACGTAGCCACCCAAGCGCAATTCGTGAAAGAAGCTTTCGA TGCTCAGTTTGCGTTCCTGAAGGTGGCATCCGCCTCGAGTGCACCATCGAATACGGATTTACAGAATTTGCTGAAACCTACCTCGGATAAGATTTCGACTATCCAAAGCTATCGCGAAAAGAATCGAACCTCCCCGTTCTTTAACCATCTGTCCGCGATTAGCGAAAGTATTCCGGCGCTCGGATGGGTCTGTGTG GCCCCCACACCAGGGCCGTACGTGAAGGAGATGAACGATGCCGGTCAGTTCTACACTAACCGTGTCCTTAAAGATTGGAAAGAGAAGGACAGCACCCACGTGGAGTGGGCTCGCGCCTGGATTCAAACGCTGACCGAACTGCAGCAATACATCAAGCAGCACCACACGACTGGCCTGGTATGGTCCGGAAAGGACAAACCAACGGTTGGTGGTGCCTCGGtcccacctccaccaccgcccggTGGTTTGCCGCCCCCACCGCCGATGATGCCATTAGGCGATCTGTCGGCGGACGGCTCTGGAGACGATCGGAGCGCTCTGTTTGCTCAGATCAATCAGGGTGCTGATATTACGAAGG GCTTGAAGAAGGTAACGGCCGACATGCAAACGCACAAAAACCCTTCCCTCCGCTCGGGTCCGGCCCCGTACAAGGCACCGGCCGGTGTGACCAACGGTACAAAATCGGTAGCCCCACCCGCCGCAGCAGCTGTCGTCAAACCGCCGACCTTCACGCGCGACGGCAAGAAATGGCTGATCGAGTATCAGAAAAACAACCCCGACCTTGTGGTGGAGAATGCCGAGATGAACAACGTGGTGTACATGTTCCGCTGCGAAGGTTCGACCCTGCAGATCAAGGGCAAAATCAACAGCGTCGTGATGGATTCGTGCAAGAAGTGTTCCCTTGTGTTTGATTCGCTCGTGGCGTCGGCTGAATTCGTCAACTGCCAGAGCGTCCAGATGCAG GTCCTCGGTAAAGTACCAACGATTTCCATTGACAAGACTGATGGCTGTCAGATGTACCTTTCGGCGGATTCGCTTGCCGTCGAGATCGTCAGCTCTAAATCGTCCGAAATGAACGTGATGATTCCGAAGGGCAGTAGCGGAGATTAT ACCGAgcaaccgattccggaacaaTTCAAAACCATTGTTAAGGGCAGTTCTCTAAACACTACTTGCGTTGAAAGCCTTGGTTAA
- the LOC1279595 gene encoding uncharacterized protein LOC1279595 isoform X1 has translation MFSCCRCVNPKSPKQKEKSAKLSDSEEEEEREQQSKKQNETNASACKISAVDNLSQDDEEIKIEIIESSDNLQSYSGCSAATTAVLNGSSPEPKENENHESDTQRANSALSSPEDTPREPCTVNDVIEESNLSNPVDSNEKATEENNAADSVPAGTAGSASSSPASKTLSNTDRGQTDQSGPSSGAVTEIEAKLPTNESTDADSTGDATNTPQEIPTTVEELGEQQQQQKDSPPAGDVDPAHKQDATPPCHSPEEGTQSANENLTVQAPKSPNHVPSRQNSNELCTTSAPPSPPHDGEDLSGSLDENSSVKQLEPVHQQEQQQQQSEEQPQDDEIGTRALIEERSVQNETVTSDAPEEKQLQPEEKIIQDRTNNSSNASSLINESDTANVPKIEPFTESLRPSPPSTSEEIVELDDEKQTVSCVASKIERLKSEPSNSEETIEETIDVKRFLPRQYDDSKSDDDNNPLSSSSDEGNDGAVIIPAPTDDNAPEIISNADNRRESPPVVEDKPTKPSEEDVGGAESVTPSPPDELIEPVGSPENEGEDDCEETTNVVSNNNDQVSKNSSEERESNNDDTSTLSESVPNTATNGGSPSGIEGDNSSSRKESVNSDDTTIRTQVSFRESCLSRRSSSKSSIKKKVAYNDSTEVIPPPEYPPPEDDDSVFSDSVPPKLPRGDMCTPYATKRGSLPGMIALPDWFAEDRLMMEEGGIMEPPTTPIGRDELALRRHRFFSELLNAAHAAVEHRVRFDPLGPEVAKVPTEEESEDCDPDLKPSSARELECLIDRLERIVDRLERTVSARELEETRRILKDACAVGKAVIRSNTTVEDTDPSADDLPTVLPSTPPPSASYLHQKVDSLESTLFPALTDQPQKGRQHNTTTVIQSKPSALLNHTNPLTIQEQGTAVLSLSSSQHGTVGGTTSKMSINAYEDIMLGSFANFIALSSKIGGDVATQAQFVKEAFDAQFAFLKVASASSAPSNTDLQNLLKPTSDKISTIQSYREKNRTSPFFNHLSAISESIPALGWVCVAPTPGPYVKEMNDAGQFYTNRVLKDWKEKDSTHVEWARAWIQTLTELQQYIKQHHTTGLVWSGKDKPTVGGASVPPPPPPGGLPPPPPMMPLGDLSADGSGDDRSALFAQINQGADITKGLKKVTADMQTHKNPSLRSGPAPYKAPAGVTNGTKSVAPPAAAAVVKPPTFTRDGKKWLIEYQKNNPDLVVENAEMNNVVYMFRCEGSTLQIKGKINSVVMDSCKKCSLVFDSLVASAEFVNCQSVQMQVLGKVPTISIDKTDGCQMYLSADSLAVEIVSSKSSEMNVMIPKGSSGDYTEQPIPEQFKTIVKGSSLNTTCVESLG, from the exons atgttttcctGTTGCCGTTGTGTGAATCCCAAATCtccaaaacagaaagaaaaatcgGCTAAATTGTCCGACtcggaagaggaggaggagcgggAGCAGCAGTCGAAGAAGCAGAACGAAACGAATGCGAGTGCCTGTAAAATTTCGGCTGTTGACAACCTCTCACAAGATGATGAGGAAATCAAGATAGAAATAATTGAAAGCTCCGATAATCTACAATCGTATTCGGGGTGCTCGGCAGCGACCACGGCCGTGCTGAATGGTTCCTCGCCAGAGCCGAAGGAAAACGAaaaccatgagtccgatacgCAGCGTGCGAATTCGGCACTCTCTTCCCCGGAAGACACCCCCCGTGAACCGTGCACCGTTAACGACGTGATTGAAGAATCCAATCTATCAAATCCTGTTGATAGCAACGAAAAAGCAACGGAAGAGAATAATGCTGCTGATAGTGTGCCAGCCGGTACAGCCGGTTCGGCCTCATCGTCACCAGCTAGCAAAACACTGTCCAATACGGACCGAGGTCAAACGGATCAATCGGGCCCATCATCGGGAGCGGTTACCGAAATTGAGGCTAAACTTCCAACCAACGAGTCCACCGACGCCGATTCGACCGGAGATGCGACCAACACTCCACAGGAAATTCCTACCACCgttgaggagctgggtgaacagcaacagcagcaaaaggatTCACCCCCAGCCGGGGATGTAGATCCGGCTCATAAACAGGATGCAACACCGCCGTGTCACTCGCCAGAGGAAGGTACACAATCTGCAAATGAAAATCTAACGGTACAAGCACCTAAATCGCCTAATCATGTACCATCGCGACAAAACTCGAACGAGCTGTGCACCACTTctgctcctccttctcctccgcACGATGGTGAGGATTTATCGGGTTCTTTAGATGAAAATTCTAGCGTGAAGCAACTGGAGCCAGTTcaccagcaggagcagcagcagcagcaatcggaGGAGCAACCGCAAGATG ATGAAATTGGAACACGAGCTTTAATCGAAGAGCGATCAGTTCAGAACGAGACGGTTACGTCAGACGCaccagaagaaaaacaattacaACCGGAAGAGAAAATCATCCAAGATCGTACAAATAATTCATCAAACGCCTCTTCGCTAATCAATGAATCTGACACTGCCAATGTCCCGAAAATTGAACCGTTTACCGAATCATTACGACCATCTCCACCATCAACTTCCGAAGAAATAGTTGAGCTTGATGATGAGAAGCAAACTGTATCATGCGTAGCATCTAAGATAGAACGCCTTAAAAGTGAGCCAAGCAATAGCGAAGAAACAATTGAGGAGACAATCGACGTGAAACGTTTCTTACCACGCCAGTACGATGATAGCAAGAGTGATGACGATAATAATCCCCTCAGTAGCTCTAGTGATGAAGGCAACGATGGAGCTGTAATTATTCCTGCTCCAACCGATGACAATGCACCGGAAATTATCAGTAACGCGGACAATCGGCGAGAAAGTCCGCCTGTCGTGGAAGATAAACCCACCAAACCTTCGGAGGAAGATGTAGGAGGTGCAGAATCAGTGACGCCGTCACCTCCAGACGAGCTGATAGAACCCGTTGGTTCGCCGGAGAACGAAGGCGAAGATGATTGCGAAGAGACGACAAATGTggtcagcaacaacaatgatCAGGTTTCAAAAAATTCCAGCGAAGAGCGCGAATCAAAcaacgacgacacatcgacacTGTCGGAATCGGTCCCTAACACGGCCACCAACGGTGGCAGTCCTTCCGGTATCGAAGgcgacaacagcagcagccgcaaggAGTCGGTCAACAGCGACGACACTACGATACGAACGCAGGTTTCGTTTCGCGAGAGTTGCCTCTCGCGGCGATCGTCCTCGAAGTCATCGATTAAAAAGAAGGTAGCCTATAACGATAGCACGGAGGTGATTCCGCCGCCCGAATATCCACCACCGGAAGATGATGATTCCGTGTTTTCGGACTCGGTGCCACCGAAATTACCGCGCGGTGATATGTGCACGCCGTACGCCACCAAGCGAGGCTCACTGCCGGGCATGATAGCCCTTCCGGACTGGTTTGCCGAGGATCGATTGATGAT GGAGGAGGGTGGCATTATGGAGCCACCCACTACGCCCATAGGACGCGATGAGCTGGCATTACGCAGGCATCGGTTTTTCTCGGAACTGCTCAATGCTGCCCATGCTGCCGTGGAGCATCGTGTGCGTTTTGATCCGCTGGGACCAGAAGTTGCCAAGGTTCCGACGGAGGAGGAATCGGAGG ATTGTGACCCCGACCTCAAACCTTCGTCAGCCCGTGAGCTAGAGTGCTTGATCGATCGTCTGGAGCGTATTGTCGATCGGCTTGAACGTACCGTATCTGCGCGTGAGTTGGAAGAAACGAGACGCATACTGAAAGACGCGTGTGCTGTTGGCAAGGCGGTCATTCGTTCCAACACCACGGTAGAGGACACTGATCCGAGCGCTGACGATTTACCGACGGTTCTGCCCTCGACCCCACCACCGTCGGCCTCGTATTTGCATCAGAAAGTAGACAGTTTGGAAAGCACCTTGTTTCCCGCGTTGACCGATCAACCGCAAAAGGGCCGCCAGCATAATACAACCACTGTAATACAATCTAAACCATCTGCTTTATTAAACCATACTAATCCATTGACCATCCAAGAGCAAGGCACCGCAGTATTGTCATTATCCTCCTCGCAGCACGGCACCGTAGGAGGGACAACGAGCAAGATGAGTATTAACGCTTACGAGGATATTATGCTCGGCTCATTCGCCAACTTTATTGCACTTTCGAGCAAAATCGGAGGCGACGTAGCCACCCAAGCGCAATTCGTGAAAGAAGCTTTCGA TGCTCAGTTTGCGTTCCTGAAGGTGGCATCCGCCTCGAGTGCACCATCGAATACGGATTTACAGAATTTGCTGAAACCTACCTCGGATAAGATTTCGACTATCCAAAGCTATCGCGAAAAGAATCGAACCTCCCCGTTCTTTAACCATCTGTCCGCGATTAGCGAAAGTATTCCGGCGCTCGGATGGGTCTGTGTG GCCCCCACACCAGGGCCGTACGTGAAGGAGATGAACGATGCCGGTCAGTTCTACACTAACCGTGTCCTTAAAGATTGGAAAGAGAAGGACAGCACCCACGTGGAGTGGGCTCGCGCCTGGATTCAAACGCTGACCGAACTGCAGCAATACATCAAGCAGCACCACACGACTGGCCTGGTATGGTCCGGAAAGGACAAACCAACGGTTGGTGGTGCCTCGGtcccacctccaccaccgcccggTGGTTTGCCGCCCCCACCGCCGATGATGCCATTAGGCGATCTGTCGGCGGACGGCTCTGGAGACGATCGGAGCGCTCTGTTTGCTCAGATCAATCAGGGTGCTGATATTACGAAGG GCTTGAAGAAGGTAACGGCCGACATGCAAACGCACAAAAACCCTTCCCTCCGCTCGGGTCCGGCCCCGTACAAGGCACCGGCCGGTGTGACCAACGGTACAAAATCGGTAGCCCCACCCGCCGCAGCAGCTGTCGTCAAACCGCCGACCTTCACGCGCGACGGCAAGAAATGGCTGATCGAGTATCAGAAAAACAACCCCGACCTTGTGGTGGAGAATGCCGAGATGAACAACGTGGTGTACATGTTCCGCTGCGAAGGTTCGACCCTGCAGATCAAGGGCAAAATCAACAGCGTCGTGATGGATTCGTGCAAGAAGTGTTCCCTTGTGTTTGATTCGCTCGTGGCGTCGGCTGAATTCGTCAACTGCCAGAGCGTCCAGATGCAG GTCCTCGGTAAAGTACCAACGATTTCCATTGACAAGACTGATGGCTGTCAGATGTACCTTTCGGCGGATTCGCTTGCCGTCGAGATCGTCAGCTCTAAATCGTCCGAAATGAACGTGATGATTCCGAAGGGCAGTAGCGGAGATTAT ACCGAgcaaccgattccggaacaaTTCAAAACCATTGTTAAGGGCAGTTCTCTAAACACTACTTGCGTTGAAAGCCTTGGTTAA
- the LOC1279595 gene encoding adenylyl cyclase-associated protein 2 isoform X5, producing the protein MSINAYEDIMLGSFANFIALSSKIGGDVATQAQFVKEAFDAQFAFLKVASASSAPSNTDLQNLLKPTSDKISTIQSYREKNRTSPFFNHLSAISESIPALGWVCVAPTPGPYVKEMNDAGQFYTNRVLKDWKEKDSTHVEWARAWIQTLTELQQYIKQHHTTGLVWSGKDKPTVGGASVPPPPPPGGLPPPPPMMPLGDLSADGSGDDRSALFAQINQGADITKGLKKVTADMQTHKNPSLRSGPAPYKAPAGVTNGTKSVAPPAAAAVVKPPTFTRDGKKWLIEYQKNNPDLVVENAEMNNVVYMFRCEGSTLQIKGKINSVVMDSCKKCSLVFDSLVASAEFVNCQSVQMQVLGKVPTISIDKTDGCQMYLSADSLAVEIVSSKSSEMNVMIPKGSSGDYTEQPIPEQFKTIVKGSSLNTTCVESLG; encoded by the exons ATGAGTATTAACGCTTACGAGGATATTATGCTCGGCTCATTCGCCAACTTTATTGCACTTTCGAGCAAAATCGGAGGCGACGTAGCCACCCAAGCGCAATTCGTGAAAGAAGCTTTCGA TGCTCAGTTTGCGTTCCTGAAGGTGGCATCCGCCTCGAGTGCACCATCGAATACGGATTTACAGAATTTGCTGAAACCTACCTCGGATAAGATTTCGACTATCCAAAGCTATCGCGAAAAGAATCGAACCTCCCCGTTCTTTAACCATCTGTCCGCGATTAGCGAAAGTATTCCGGCGCTCGGATGGGTCTGTGTG GCCCCCACACCAGGGCCGTACGTGAAGGAGATGAACGATGCCGGTCAGTTCTACACTAACCGTGTCCTTAAAGATTGGAAAGAGAAGGACAGCACCCACGTGGAGTGGGCTCGCGCCTGGATTCAAACGCTGACCGAACTGCAGCAATACATCAAGCAGCACCACACGACTGGCCTGGTATGGTCCGGAAAGGACAAACCAACGGTTGGTGGTGCCTCGGtcccacctccaccaccgcccggTGGTTTGCCGCCCCCACCGCCGATGATGCCATTAGGCGATCTGTCGGCGGACGGCTCTGGAGACGATCGGAGCGCTCTGTTTGCTCAGATCAATCAGGGTGCTGATATTACGAAGG GCTTGAAGAAGGTAACGGCCGACATGCAAACGCACAAAAACCCTTCCCTCCGCTCGGGTCCGGCCCCGTACAAGGCACCGGCCGGTGTGACCAACGGTACAAAATCGGTAGCCCCACCCGCCGCAGCAGCTGTCGTCAAACCGCCGACCTTCACGCGCGACGGCAAGAAATGGCTGATCGAGTATCAGAAAAACAACCCCGACCTTGTGGTGGAGAATGCCGAGATGAACAACGTGGTGTACATGTTCCGCTGCGAAGGTTCGACCCTGCAGATCAAGGGCAAAATCAACAGCGTCGTGATGGATTCGTGCAAGAAGTGTTCCCTTGTGTTTGATTCGCTCGTGGCGTCGGCTGAATTCGTCAACTGCCAGAGCGTCCAGATGCAG GTCCTCGGTAAAGTACCAACGATTTCCATTGACAAGACTGATGGCTGTCAGATGTACCTTTCGGCGGATTCGCTTGCCGTCGAGATCGTCAGCTCTAAATCGTCCGAAATGAACGTGATGATTCCGAAGGGCAGTAGCGGAGATTAT ACCGAgcaaccgattccggaacaaTTCAAAACCATTGTTAAGGGCAGTTCTCTAAACACTACTTGCGTTGAAAGCCTTGGTTAA